In the Orenia marismortui DSM 5156 genome, one interval contains:
- a CDS encoding iron-containing alcohol dehydrogenase, translating to MNNFNFNNPTELLFGKGKVKKVGEKVKEYGNKVLVVTGGGSVKRIGLYDKVIASLKENDLEIYELSGIKPNPRVSSVRDGVKLCKENDIDLVLAVGGGSTIDASKAIAGAVFYDGDAWDLFAKGIRIEKALPVGTILTLAATGSEMNPNFVVSNLETEEKMGAGSPLLYPKFSILDPVNTFTVPKEHTVYGIIDIAAHVFEQYFSHTESTPIQDRWAEGILVTLKEESMKVLDNPEDYDARANIMLAGTMALNGLISIGKETDWASHGIEHAVSAVYDIPHGGGLAIIFPNWMKYVLDQGTDKFVQYATRVWDVDPTGKSDKEVALEGIEKTREWFNKMGAPSSLADYDIGDDKLEVMAEKATAKGTRGSYKVLDKDDVVEIYKMSL from the coding sequence ATGAATAATTTTAATTTTAACAATCCAACTGAACTACTTTTTGGTAAGGGGAAAGTCAAAAAAGTAGGAGAAAAAGTTAAAGAATATGGTAATAAAGTATTAGTAGTTACAGGTGGAGGTAGTGTTAAAAGAATAGGTTTATATGATAAGGTTATCGCTTCATTAAAAGAAAATGATTTAGAGATATATGAACTTTCAGGAATTAAACCTAACCCTCGAGTTAGTAGTGTTCGAGATGGTGTAAAACTTTGTAAAGAGAATGATATCGATCTTGTCTTAGCAGTTGGTGGAGGAAGTACTATTGATGCTAGTAAAGCAATTGCTGGGGCTGTCTTTTATGATGGGGATGCTTGGGATTTATTCGCTAAAGGGATCAGAATTGAAAAAGCCCTTCCTGTAGGTACAATCTTAACTCTAGCTGCAACAGGATCTGAAATGAATCCAAATTTCGTTGTTTCCAACTTAGAAACAGAGGAAAAAATGGGTGCTGGTAGCCCGTTACTTTATCCTAAATTTTCAATCTTAGATCCTGTTAATACCTTTACAGTACCAAAAGAACATACTGTTTATGGAATTATAGATATAGCAGCCCACGTCTTTGAACAATATTTCAGCCATACCGAATCTACTCCTATACAGGATCGATGGGCTGAAGGTATACTAGTAACTTTGAAAGAGGAAAGCATGAAAGTCCTTGATAATCCTGAAGATTACGATGCTCGAGCAAATATAATGCTAGCAGGAACGATGGCATTAAATGGTCTAATATCTATTGGTAAAGAAACAGATTGGGCTAGCCATGGTATCGAACATGCTGTCAGTGCAGTTTATGATATTCCTCATGGTGGTGGGTTAGCAATTATCTTCCCAAATTGGATGAAATACGTTTTAGATCAAGGTACAGATAAGTTTGTACAATATGCTACAAGAGTTTGGGATGTTGATCCAACAGGTAAGTCTGACAAAGAAGTTGCTCTAGAGGGAATAGAAAAGACTAGAGAATGGTTTAATAAAATGGGAGCACCTTCTAGTTTAGCCGACTATGATATAGGCGATGATAAGTTAGAAGTAATGGCAGAAAAAGCTACAGCTAAAGGTACTAGAGGTAGTTATAAAGTCTTAGATAAAGATGATGTAGTAGAGATCTATAAGATGAGTTTGTAA
- a CDS encoding phage holin family protein: MKRIARLLITMLALILTAKIVPGIRIESIGAGFWATLILGLVNVFLKPILTIFTLPLTIFSFGLFLFVINGLMLLLTASMVNDFYVSGLLAAIFGSIILSIINSFMLDVLND; encoded by the coding sequence TTGAAAAGAATTGCAAGGTTATTAATAACTATGTTAGCTTTAATTTTAACTGCTAAAATAGTACCTGGAATTAGAATTGAAAGTATAGGAGCTGGATTTTGGGCTACATTAATTTTAGGATTAGTTAATGTTTTTCTTAAGCCTATTTTGACTATTTTTACTTTACCTTTAACTATTTTTAGTTTTGGACTATTTTTATTTGTAATTAATGGGCTAATGTTATTACTTACTGCTAGTATGGTAAATGATTTTTATGTTTCTGGTTTATTAGCAGCGATATTTGGTTCCATTATTTTGAGTATTATTAATAGTTTTATGTTAGATGTATTAAATGATTAA
- a CDS encoding DUF3794 and LysM peptidoglycan-binding domain-containing protein, which translates to MNNRIPIEELVESKEFRREISRTITLPTDLPDIDEIIDVGAQLDIIRSTARNGEVKLDGVLKWFISYRPADDFTRIITYQRTVDFDEVIPFEEARTGMEVDVDVISRRVSSQILGDRRISITFPVVYRIQVFRQDDIKYIVKEDGYTLITKPYKIQKGIIEEEEEVRIKRVKSLPEAIENSGDILSLESEIIVNTVETRRNVVIVKGEIITTIIYVTSNGRIVSRNLNSYFDERINISGVRDDMEAYVEGTILQEGSIFQGGDRLQLEYNVLFNILVITEEEIELPIEVIDTDLYPVEEYILVERSIREEKTKFLVSQETTTSRDVSNVIRGSAQIGEVEVNRLDDGIIIEGNGELTFLYASAEVDQPVYAARDEFSFDQFIDIPGLDENNRVYVEVRVDRISFELEDERTISSRIILEAKIIVTELVRIPVIVDVNGGEEQEEIDEGYRRYIVRSGDSLWLISRRFNTTVERIAQLNNINVNSQLQVGQQLLIPG; encoded by the coding sequence ATGAACAACAGAATTCCAATTGAGGAACTGGTTGAAAGTAAAGAATTTAGAAGGGAAATTTCAAGAACAATCACTTTACCTACAGATTTACCGGATATAGATGAAATTATTGATGTTGGTGCTCAATTAGATATTATACGTTCTACAGCTAGAAATGGAGAAGTAAAGTTAGATGGAGTTTTGAAATGGTTTATTTCTTACCGGCCTGCAGATGATTTTACTAGAATTATAACTTATCAACGTACAGTTGATTTTGATGAGGTAATTCCTTTTGAAGAAGCTAGGACAGGTATGGAAGTTGATGTTGATGTTATATCGAGAAGAGTTAGTAGTCAAATTTTAGGAGATAGAAGAATAAGTATTACTTTTCCTGTTGTCTATAGAATTCAGGTCTTTAGACAGGATGATATTAAGTATATAGTAAAAGAAGATGGTTATACATTAATTACTAAACCCTATAAAATTCAAAAGGGTATTATTGAGGAAGAAGAGGAAGTAAGAATTAAAAGAGTAAAAAGCTTACCTGAAGCAATAGAAAACTCTGGAGATATATTAAGTTTAGAATCTGAGATAATTGTTAATACAGTTGAAACACGAAGGAATGTAGTTATCGTTAAAGGTGAGATTATTACAACTATTATCTATGTAACAAGTAATGGACGGATAGTTAGTAGAAATTTAAATAGTTATTTTGATGAAAGAATAAATATTAGTGGTGTTAGAGATGATATGGAGGCATATGTAGAAGGGACTATCTTACAAGAAGGAAGTATTTTTCAAGGAGGAGATAGATTACAATTAGAATATAATGTATTATTTAATATATTAGTTATTACAGAAGAAGAAATAGAATTACCTATTGAAGTTATAGATACAGACTTATATCCGGTAGAAGAATATATTTTAGTAGAAAGATCTATTCGGGAAGAGAAAACTAAATTTCTAGTATCTCAAGAGACTACAACTTCCAGAGATGTTTCTAATGTAATTAGAGGTTCAGCACAAATTGGAGAGGTAGAAGTTAATCGCTTAGATGATGGAATTATAATTGAAGGTAATGGTGAATTGACTTTCTTATATGCATCAGCAGAAGTTGATCAACCAGTTTATGCTGCAAGAGATGAATTTAGTTTTGACCAATTTATTGATATTCCAGGTTTAGATGAGAATAATAGGGTCTATGTTGAAGTGCGGGTAGATAGAATAAGCTTTGAATTGGAAGATGAAAGAACAATTAGCAGTAGAATTATTTTAGAAGCAAAGATAATAGTGACAGAATTAGTTAGGATTCCAGTTATTGTAGATGTAAATGGTGGAGAAGAGCAAGAAGAAATTGATGAAGGGTATAGAAGATATATTGTTAGAAGTGGAGATTCTCTATGGTTAATATCGAGACGCTTCAATACTACAGTAGAAAGAATTGCTCAGTTGAATAATATTAATGTTAATTCACAATTGCAGGTAGGTCAGCAATTATTAATTCCTGGATAA
- the uvrC gene encoding excinuclease ABC subunit UvrC yields MKLRQKVKNLPKEPGVYLMKNKRGKIIYVGKAKSLRSRVGSYFQSSKHQRFKTKVLVENIVDFDYIITDTEVEALILENNLIKKYHPKYNIQLKDDKTYPYIKVTEKEVYPRIFKTRIVKNDGARYFGPYTDVKAVNDILELLYDMFQLRTCKRDLTEKKEERACLNFHIDKCSAPCINEISVKEYNKLIEKSIMILEGKEDTLIKELDKKMQEASKSLDFEDAAKLRDQIRAINKVSKKQKIISDRLINQDIIALAQTDNDICVQLLIVRSGRLIGKENFIFTEANDLKETLTAFLQQYYDNAYYIPEEILLELEIDDLKLINQWLSEEKGSKVELKVPKIGEKRELVQMSYRNARYNLKEYRFKNKFNSLKANTGVKELQEYLGLEEMPYRIEGFDISHVQGTDTVASLVVFENGQPKKSDYRRFKINHGQGNNDFLSMKEVVTRRYSRLLKEGKKFPDLILIDGGKGQLSSAVEIISELGRPGEQMIGLAKREEEVFLPGQSDPVILPKDSQALYLIQRVRDEAHRFAVSYHRKLRSRRLTHSMLDEIPGIGPKRREALLKYFGSLGEIKNVSIEELAEVSGISDKVASKIRSYLDEHIQP; encoded by the coding sequence ATGAAACTAAGACAAAAAGTAAAAAACCTCCCTAAAGAACCAGGTGTTTATCTAATGAAAAATAAGAGAGGAAAGATAATCTATGTAGGTAAGGCCAAATCTTTGCGAAGTAGGGTTGGATCTTATTTTCAAAGCTCTAAACACCAGAGATTTAAAACTAAGGTATTAGTAGAGAATATTGTGGATTTTGACTATATCATAACTGATACAGAAGTAGAAGCTTTAATCCTAGAGAATAACTTAATAAAAAAATATCATCCCAAATATAATATTCAGCTTAAAGATGATAAGACTTATCCTTATATCAAGGTAACTGAAAAGGAAGTTTATCCAAGGATTTTCAAAACTAGAATAGTTAAAAATGATGGTGCGAGATATTTTGGACCATATACTGATGTTAAGGCTGTTAATGATATTTTAGAATTATTATATGATATGTTCCAATTAAGAACTTGTAAAAGGGATTTAACAGAAAAGAAGGAAGAGCGGGCATGTCTTAACTTTCATATAGATAAATGTTCTGCTCCCTGTATTAACGAAATTAGTGTTAAAGAATATAATAAGTTAATAGAAAAATCAATTATGATTTTAGAGGGAAAAGAAGATACTTTAATCAAAGAATTGGATAAAAAGATGCAAGAAGCTTCCAAAAGTTTAGATTTCGAAGATGCTGCTAAATTACGAGATCAGATTAGAGCCATTAATAAGGTTAGTAAAAAACAGAAGATAATTTCAGATAGATTAATTAACCAAGATATTATTGCTTTAGCTCAAACTGATAATGATATTTGTGTACAATTATTAATAGTTAGAAGTGGACGTTTAATAGGTAAGGAAAACTTCATCTTTACTGAAGCTAATGATTTGAAAGAAACTTTGACTGCTTTCTTGCAACAATATTATGATAATGCCTATTATATACCTGAAGAAATTTTATTAGAACTTGAAATTGATGATTTAAAATTGATTAATCAGTGGTTAAGCGAGGAAAAAGGAAGTAAGGTAGAATTAAAGGTTCCTAAGATAGGGGAGAAGAGAGAATTAGTTCAAATGTCTTATCGTAATGCACGTTATAACCTTAAAGAATATAGATTTAAAAATAAATTTAATTCTTTAAAAGCAAATACAGGAGTTAAAGAATTACAAGAATATTTAGGGTTAGAAGAGATGCCTTATAGAATTGAAGGCTTTGATATCTCCCATGTGCAAGGTACTGACACAGTTGCTTCTTTAGTAGTTTTTGAAAATGGTCAGCCTAAGAAGAGTGATTATCGTCGCTTTAAGATTAACCATGGTCAAGGAAATAATGATTTTCTTTCCATGAAAGAGGTTGTTACCCGTAGATATTCGAGGTTATTGAAAGAGGGAAAGAAGTTTCCTGACTTGATTTTGATTGATGGAGGAAAAGGTCAATTAAGTTCTGCTGTCGAAATAATATCTGAGTTAGGGAGGCCAGGAGAGCAGATGATTGGTTTAGCTAAGAGAGAAGAAGAGGTCTTCTTACCTGGTCAAAGTGATCCAGTGATATTACCAAAAGATTCTCAAGCTTTATATTTAATCCAAAGAGTTAGAGATGAGGCACATCGTTTTGCTGTTAGTTATCATAGGAAACTTCGTTCTCGGCGTTTAACTCATTCAATGCTAGATGAAATTCCTGGAATTGGACCTAAAAGGAGAGAAGCTTTACTAAAGTATTTTGGATCTTTAGGTGAAATTAAGAATGTATCAATTGAAGAACTAGCTGAAGTTAGTGGGATTAGTGATAAAGTTGCTAGCAAGATTAGGAGTTACTTAGACGAACATATTCAACCTTAA
- a CDS encoding YfgJ family double zinc ribbon protein, whose translation MKKAICKKCNKIMRTEFDAGEKKFFCKYCNEYSNYEIKNVKNFCDKCGEELELIQGCGSVSFFCHNCNEVRSKSVVDTRYLDVENE comes from the coding sequence ATGAAAAAAGCAATCTGTAAAAAATGTAATAAAATCATGAGAACTGAATTTGATGCAGGAGAAAAGAAATTTTTCTGTAAATACTGCAATGAGTATAGTAATTATGAAATAAAGAATGTTAAGAATTTTTGTGACAAATGTGGTGAAGAATTAGAACTTATTCAAGGTTGTGGTAGTGTAAGTTTCTTCTGCCATAACTGTAATGAGGTACGATCAAAAAGTGTAGTAGATACTAGATACCTAGATGTTGAAAATGAATAA
- a CDS encoding metal-sensitive transcriptional regulator produces the protein MVSYRSEKDQLINRLKRVEGQVRGLQRMIDDEKYCVDVLTQIAAVKGALNKVGMNILEKHTHGCVKHAVSNEEGDKIIKELMDVIFKFTK, from the coding sequence ATGGTTTCCTACAGAAGTGAAAAAGACCAACTAATTAATCGTTTGAAAAGAGTAGAAGGACAAGTAAGAGGTTTACAGAGAATGATAGATGATGAAAAATATTGTGTCGATGTTCTAACTCAAATAGCAGCTGTTAAAGGTGCTTTAAATAAAGTAGGAATGAATATTTTAGAAAAGCATACCCATGGTTGTGTGAAGCATGCTGTATCAAATGAAGAAGGAGATAAAATAATCAAGGAATTAATGGACGTTATATTTAAATTTACTAAATGA
- a CDS encoding late competence development ComFB family protein: MLEKLQKIKEERLNNFLEDIILEKINELLKDDSFADTCTCEQCLLDIASYTLNQLPAKYTTSNKGNVMARLKDFEEQSQVDLNLVVIKAIKKISKNPSHSSSK; encoded by the coding sequence ATGCTAGAAAAATTACAAAAAATAAAGGAAGAAAGACTAAACAATTTTCTAGAGGATATTATTTTAGAAAAGATTAATGAATTATTAAAAGATGATAGTTTTGCTGATACCTGTACCTGTGAGCAATGTCTATTAGATATAGCCTCTTACACTCTTAATCAGTTACCTGCTAAATATACAACTAGTAACAAAGGAAATGTAATGGCTCGTTTAAAAGATTTTGAAGAACAATCACAAGTTGATCTAAATTTAGTGGTAATTAAAGCAATTAAAAAAATATCTAAAAACCCAAGCCACAGTTCAAGTAAATAA
- a CDS encoding outer membrane protein assembly factor BamB family protein, with product MKRLSFLFLIIVLILTLVACSDSGGENENSSLQTGVLCIKNPVEEATKNQVDNTTIEIKDENNKVVVEGVGEHTLTAGTYKVVVTASGYEDWVNNECNVVAGQTLTISPELIPEEIGAVEWEFTGSEGKLVSDVAVGSDGTIYFGDDNLYAVNPDGSEKWVYQTEAGTKYIYGPVIDNDNTVYFAARDKLYAINSDGSEKWILGTEVMSTNQTPAIGEDGTIYTTFNLDTNDNGIVDQGFLYAINPEDGSKKWSYELSNDSNLYTSSVTIGSDGAIYVTGFSLYVVNPDGIGKVLIDKSSGNYWYSPPAIGANNTLYVSMNDYDNNVTRLGAIDMEDQTLKWDIKVDEEYIIGIAIGEDGTIYTSGTNLSARNPDGSIKWTFSGRMDLFTPLTLGNDGLIYIGSGINIEDGYENSKIGIMYAINAEDGTEEWSFVAAGMSSPVIANDGTIYAGSDYLYALEGGNVNLADTPWPMYRNNIRRTNGAN from the coding sequence TTGAAACGGTTAAGTTTTTTATTTTTAATAATAGTTCTAATTTTGACTTTGGTTGCTTGCTCAGATTCAGGAGGTGAAAACGAGAATTCTAGTCTTCAGACAGGAGTTTTATGTATAAAGAATCCTGTAGAAGAAGCAACTAAAAATCAAGTGGATAATACTACAATTGAAATAAAGGATGAAAATAATAAGGTTGTAGTAGAAGGAGTAGGCGAACATACTTTGACAGCGGGAACATATAAAGTAGTAGTAACAGCTAGTGGCTATGAGGATTGGGTTAATAATGAGTGTAATGTAGTTGCAGGTCAGACACTAACAATCAGTCCAGAATTAATTCCAGAAGAGATAGGCGCAGTAGAATGGGAATTTACAGGTTCTGAAGGAAAATTAGTTAGTGATGTAGCAGTAGGTAGTGATGGTACAATCTACTTTGGTGATGATAACTTATATGCAGTAAATCCAGATGGAAGTGAAAAGTGGGTCTACCAAACAGAAGCTGGAACCAAGTATATCTATGGTCCAGTAATAGATAATGATAATACAGTTTATTTTGCAGCTCGAGATAAATTATATGCGATAAATTCTGATGGAAGTGAAAAATGGATTTTGGGAACAGAGGTTATGTCTACTAATCAAACTCCTGCAATAGGTGAAGATGGTACTATTTATACTACATTTAATTTGGATACAAATGATAATGGAATTGTAGATCAAGGATTTTTATATGCGATTAATCCAGAAGATGGGAGTAAAAAGTGGAGTTATGAACTAAGTAATGATTCAAACCTTTATACAAGTAGTGTAACAATAGGAAGTGATGGTGCTATTTATGTAACTGGCTTTAGTCTATATGTGGTAAATCCAGACGGGATAGGGAAAGTATTAATTGATAAATCTTCAGGCAACTATTGGTATTCTCCTCCAGCGATAGGGGCAAATAATACATTATATGTTAGTATGAATGATTATGATAATAATGTTACCAGGCTTGGTGCAATAGACATGGAAGATCAAACATTGAAATGGGATATTAAGGTAGATGAAGAATATATTATTGGCATAGCAATAGGAGAAGATGGTACTATTTACACTTCAGGTACTAATTTATCAGCAAGAAATCCAGATGGGAGTATAAAATGGACTTTTTCTGGGAGAATGGATTTGTTTACCCCACTAACACTAGGGAATGATGGGCTAATTTATATTGGAAGTGGCATTAATATTGAAGATGGCTATGAAAATTCTAAAATTGGAATAATGTATGCTATTAATGCAGAAGATGGAACTGAGGAATGGAGTTTTGTAGCTGCAGGAATGAGTTCTCCAGTAATAGCTAATGACGGAACTATTTATGCAGGAAGTGATTATTTATATGCTTTGGAAGGGGGAAATGTCAATTTAGCAGATACTCCTTGGCCAATGTATAGAAATAATATAAGACGTACAAATGGAGCAAATTAA
- the uvrA gene encoding excinuclease ABC subunit UvrA encodes MAKDKIIIKGAKEHNLKNVDVEIPRDKLVVMTGLSGSGKSSLAFDTIYAEGQRRYVESLSAYARQFLGQMEKPKVEYIEGLSPSISIDQKTTSKNPRSTVGTVTEIHDYLRLLYARVGTPHCPNCGEEISSQTVQEIVDQIMELEERTKFQVLAPIVRGRKGEYKELLARIQREGFVRVRIDGEVIDLAEKIDLDKNKKHSIEVVVDRLIMKESLESRLADSLETALNLAEGLVIIDIIDGEEMLFSENFACPDCGISLEELSPRMFSFNSPYGACSTCDGLGSKREFDPELILDYNKSLNNGAIIPWQGSSSRYYPQIVAALANKYNINQDTPLNEVDQDFIDKLLYGDTGYLKFEYTNRRGRTRMHETEFEGLISLFHRRVRESKSESARKRLENYMSIRPCPDCEGDRLRPESLAVTIEDKSIAEINNLSIDDAYDFFDKLELEGQKKVIGSEILKEIRARLKFLLNVGLGYLNLNRKAGTLSGGESQRIRLATQIGSSLVGVIYILDEPSIGLHQRDNERLINTLEHLRDVGNTVLVVEHDEDTIRTADQIIDIGPGAGRHGGKIIAQGTAKEVMEVEESITGQYLSGKRKIEIPKERNKANGNYLEIKGAAEHNLKDIDVKVPLGLFTCVTGVSGSGKSTLVNKILNRKLMQEFYKSKLRPGKHDEILGLDYVDKVINIDQSPIGRTPRSNPATYTKVFDYIRDVFAKTPLAQERGYKKGRFSFNVKGGRCESCKGDGIIKIEMHFLADVYVPCEVCNGQRYNRDTLDVKYKGKTISDVLNMTVEEALEFFENIPTIKRRLQTLYDVGLSYIRLGQPSTTLSGGEAQRIKLATELSKRSTGDTIYILDEPTTGLHFEDVNKLLQVLQRLKEGGNTILVIEHNLDVIKSADHIIDLGPEGGINGGEVVAVGTPEEVAEVEGSYTGQFLKKILK; translated from the coding sequence ATGGCCAAAGATAAGATTATAATTAAAGGAGCAAAAGAACATAACTTAAAGAATGTAGATGTAGAGATACCCCGCGATAAATTAGTAGTTATGACTGGGTTAAGTGGTTCAGGAAAATCTTCTTTAGCCTTTGATACCATTTATGCTGAAGGTCAAAGAAGATATGTAGAGAGTTTATCTGCTTATGCTCGTCAGTTTTTGGGGCAGATGGAGAAGCCAAAGGTAGAGTATATTGAAGGTTTATCACCATCTATATCTATTGATCAAAAGACTACCAGTAAGAATCCTAGGTCAACGGTTGGTACCGTAACAGAGATTCATGATTATTTGAGACTATTGTATGCAAGAGTTGGTACTCCACATTGTCCTAATTGCGGAGAAGAGATATCTTCTCAAACAGTACAAGAGATCGTTGATCAAATTATGGAATTGGAAGAAAGAACGAAATTTCAAGTCTTAGCTCCAATTGTTAGAGGGAGAAAAGGTGAATATAAGGAGCTTTTAGCTAGAATACAAAGAGAGGGATTTGTAAGGGTTAGAATTGATGGGGAGGTTATAGATTTAGCAGAGAAGATTGATCTAGACAAGAATAAAAAACATTCAATTGAAGTAGTAGTAGATCGTTTAATTATGAAAGAGAGTTTAGAATCTAGATTAGCAGATTCGTTAGAAACAGCACTGAACTTAGCTGAAGGATTAGTTATTATAGATATTATTGATGGTGAAGAAATGTTATTCAGTGAAAATTTTGCTTGTCCAGACTGTGGAATAAGTTTAGAAGAGTTATCACCAAGAATGTTTTCATTTAATAGTCCTTATGGTGCTTGTTCTACCTGTGATGGACTGGGTAGTAAAAGGGAATTTGATCCTGAGTTAATCTTAGACTATAATAAATCTCTAAATAATGGTGCTATTATTCCATGGCAAGGTTCAAGTAGTCGTTACTATCCACAAATTGTTGCGGCATTAGCTAATAAATATAATATCAATCAAGATACTCCATTAAATGAGGTTGATCAGGATTTTATAGATAAATTACTTTATGGAGATACAGGATATCTAAAGTTTGAATATACAAATCGTCGTGGTAGAACTAGAATGCATGAAACTGAATTTGAAGGCTTAATCAGTTTATTTCATAGGAGAGTAAGAGAGAGTAAATCAGAAAGTGCTCGTAAAAGATTAGAAAATTATATGAGTATTCGTCCTTGCCCTGATTGTGAAGGGGATCGTTTAAGACCAGAAAGTTTAGCTGTTACAATTGAAGATAAATCAATTGCAGAAATTAATAATTTATCTATTGATGATGCTTATGATTTCTTTGATAAGCTTGAATTAGAGGGGCAAAAGAAGGTAATTGGTAGTGAGATACTCAAAGAGATTAGAGCTAGATTAAAGTTCTTACTAAATGTTGGATTAGGTTATTTAAATCTAAACCGGAAAGCAGGGACCTTATCAGGTGGTGAATCCCAAAGAATTAGACTAGCAACTCAAATTGGATCTAGCCTAGTAGGAGTTATTTATATTTTAGATGAACCTAGTATTGGCTTGCATCAAAGAGATAATGAACGCTTAATTAATACTTTAGAACACTTAAGAGATGTAGGTAATACAGTTTTAGTGGTAGAACATGATGAGGATACTATTCGCACAGCAGACCAGATTATAGACATTGGACCAGGTGCTGGACGACATGGTGGCAAGATAATAGCCCAAGGCACAGCTAAAGAGGTAATGGAAGTAGAAGAGTCTATAACTGGACAATATTTATCTGGGAAGAGAAAGATTGAAATACCTAAAGAAAGAAATAAAGCTAATGGTAATTATTTAGAGATAAAAGGGGCAGCAGAACATAATCTAAAGGATATTGATGTTAAAGTTCCTTTAGGATTATTTACTTGTGTTACTGGTGTATCAGGTTCTGGTAAGAGTACATTAGTTAATAAGATTTTAAATCGAAAATTAATGCAAGAGTTTTATAAATCTAAATTAAGACCTGGTAAACATGATGAAATTCTAGGATTAGACTATGTAGATAAGGTAATAAACATTGATCAATCCCCGATTGGTAGAACACCTCGTTCTAATCCTGCAACTTATACCAAGGTCTTTGATTATATTCGTGATGTATTTGCAAAAACTCCTTTAGCTCAAGAAAGAGGATATAAAAAAGGTAGATTTAGCTTTAATGTAAAAGGTGGGCGTTGTGAATCATGTAAAGGTGATGGGATTATTAAGATTGAAATGCATTTCTTGGCTGATGTTTATGTACCTTGTGAGGTATGTAATGGACAACGTTATAATCGTGACACTTTAGATGTTAAGTATAAAGGGAAGACAATTTCTGATGTTTTAAATATGACTGTTGAAGAAGCTCTAGAATTCTTTGAGAATATACCAACAATCAAAAGAAGATTACAGACCTTATATGATGTTGGATTAAGCTATATTAGATTAGGACAACCTTCTACTACACTGTCTGGAGGAGAGGCACAAAGAATAAAGCTGGCTACAGAATTAAGTAAACGAAGTACAGGGGATACTATCTATATCTTAGATGAACCTACGACTGGACTGCATTTTGAAGATGTAAATAAATTATTACAGGTTCTACAAAGATTAAAAGAAGGTGGAAATACTATTTTAGTTATTGAGCATAATTTAGATGTGATCAAATCTGCAGATCATATTATTGATTTAGGTCCTGAAGGTGGAATTAATGGTGGTGAAGTTGTTGCTGTTGGAACTCCAGAAGAGGTTGCAGAAGTAGAAGGATCATATACAGGACAGTTTCTTAAAAAGATACTTAAATAA
- a CDS encoding heavy-metal-associated domain-containing protein has product MKEEKIEVKGMSCEKCQKAVESAVKSLDGVKEVKVDLKAGEVDVKFDQEEVKLTEIEDEIRAAGYEVK; this is encoded by the coding sequence ATGAAAGAAGAAAAGATTGAAGTAAAGGGTATGTCTTGTGAAAAGTGTCAAAAAGCTGTAGAATCTGCTGTTAAATCCTTAGATGGCGTAAAAGAGGTGAAGGTAGATTTAAAGGCAGGGGAAGTAGATGTTAAGTTTGATCAAGAAGAAGTTAAATTAACAGAAATAGAAGATGAAATTAGGGCAGCTGGTTATGAAGTGAAATAA